AGTTAGATTCTCTGTGCTGACCTCCATTCCTAGGGCTTGTCCTTAATTGTTGCCAGGGAAGGAACTTCGCCCCTTCTTCATAGAGTTTTTAGAATTCAGAGACCATCTTGTTCCCCCTAATCTCACACTCCATTTTATGTCTTTGAAGGAGGCGGGCTGAGAAAAGCTTGGGCCAGTCATTTTTCCTCTAACCTGCCAGGACTGCCACAGGCTGGAGGGCAAACTGCAACAGACTCTAAGAGGAGAAACTTCCCATATTTTGTCCATGTTCACAGATTTGGGGGAGTGGAGGAGAAAAATTAGTGTAGGGCTTAGGGCTTTATTTCTGGTGGTGGCCCTTGCAACTGGATTCAAGTTTGGAGCCCTGGGGAGGCAGCAAGGATTTTAGGAGGCTGGCAGTAGAGAATTGTTATGGAATTTGGAAGGGCAGGAACCAGCACCCAGGGACTTAAAGGCAGTGATTGGGGCTCACAGTGGGGGCTCAGAGCATTAAGGTAAAATCTTAGGTAGGCCTAGAGTCCAGGTAAAGCTCCCCATTTAGGGCAGCCCTCTCTATGGAATCTTCTAGGGCTCTCTCAGCGGTAGAATGTTCACGCGAGGAGGAGAATATATACCCCAGAACGCATACTGACTCAAGGCTGAAAGACATTTCTAAATGGAGAAACTTACCGCATGTCCCCATAAGATCCAGAGTAGCTCTCCATCCAGGGGTTCATCTCGCTTTTGACACAACTAGGACTTGAATAGGGAACTCTGCTCACCATGCCTCCAGGATACCACGCATCAGATGGGGGGAATTCGCCTTCCTGGCCGGATAGCCCCTGAGGTGGCCGAGAGTAGCCATAGGGGGCTACAGCCCCTGCCTCGCCTGTGCTGCCGCCACCACCTCCGCCACAGGGCCCATACAACTGGCTTTCATCCGCTGTGAAGAGAGTGTGCCAGGAAGAGGAGGTAGCGGCTGAGGGTGAGCCTGAGCTGGATCCCGCTGCACCCCCGCCGTGCAGGCTCGCCAGGTCCCCATAGCGGCACTGTGCCGCTGCTGCGGCTGCCCAGGCACTGCCATAGTCCAGCGAGTTCTCCAGCTTGATGCGGGCTTGAGTATGGGGAGCAGGCAGAGGAGGCGGAGGTCCGGCCAGGGCTATTGGAAAGTTGTAGTATTCGCGACTCTGATAAGTCGTTGCTTCTTCCAGTGCTCCAGACTTGTAGAGAGACAGGGTGGATGGTAGCTCAAGTGTTCCAGAGACTCCCGTTTCACCGCTGCCAGAACAGCCCAGATTCTCGCCTTCCAGCCCTTTGGGGTAAACTGCCTTGAATGGGGAATACTCAGAAGTCTCTTCAGTGCCCTTGCCTGGGCAGTCATCCAGCAGAGAACCTTTGCATTCTGCCAGCTGGGCGCAAGGAGTGGGACGCACAGAGGGTGGACCTCCCAGGAGAGAAGCATACATGCAATCCCCTCGAAGCTGTTCCCCAGGACTCAGATGCTCCAATGCCTCCACACCCAAGCCCATGGATACCGACACTGCCTTACACAACTCCTTGGCGCTGTCCGAGATGGTAGAACTGTCCCCTAGGTAACTGTCCTTGGAGGAGGTTGGAGCCCCAGCGGCTTCCCTGgctctcccactgctgctgccttcAGATAccacctcctgctgctgctgctgctgctgctgctgctgctgctgctgctgaaggaGTTGCATGGTGCCGGCCTCACTCAGGATGTCTTTAAGATCGGCGGAGCAGCTGCTTAAGCACGGGAAAGTGGGGCCCAGCAGGGACAACGTGGATGGGGCAGCTGAGTCATCCTCCTCTGTAGGTGCTGGCGGCTGCCTCTGCAGCCCCTTGCCTGCAGCTGAGGGGACTCCAGGCTCCGGGATGCAGCTGCTCTCGGGGTGGCCCGCCAGGGCTGACTGCTGTTGTGAAGGCTGTTGTTCCTCCTCCAGGGCCAGGTAGCTTGGAGGGCCTCTGCTCTGGGCTTGGGGAGATCCATCCtcgccctgctgctgctgctgccggggACTGGTCTGCTGCTGCTGCAACTGGGCGCCTGGAGGTGCTGCACTCACGGCCTCAGGGTGCCGGGAGCCCGGGGTCTGGATCACTTCGCGCACACTCTGGAACAGGTTCTGGAAAGCCCCTCGATAGGTCTTAGACGGTGGCCGTGGGTAGAGTCTCCCCAACCCTAACTGCACCTCCATCCTTGAGCTTGGTTGAATTTTCCACCTAATTCCTTGCCGTTTCCCTTTCTCTTGCTGAGAAGAGTTCAACAGGCTGTGATGCGGTAGTCACTGCAGCTAGCTGCCCACCTGCGGGAAGCTCCTGGGAAAGAAACTTGCAGGAATGATCACACAAAATCTCCCTGACAGCTTCAAAGTCTTGTTCAGTGAAAACACGCGTTGGACAAGGTCTGCCCTGGTAGGCTCACAGTCTATTCCTGAATACTTGGAGGATAGATTCAAAAAATACTCAAATCTTGAAAGGAGAGCGAGAAGGAGAGCGAGAGAAGAGACGAGAAGAGGACACTCCGTCTTCCAGATTAAATGTCCACTGAAGCAGGTGCAAATAGGGACCAGGGTGGGttttccctcccccccacccctttggtTTTGttcaggtttgaatgttttttgtttgtttttgttttgggctACTGAAGACCTGATTGTCTTTTCATCCTTTGATCTTTGGTCCTGAAAACTgaatgggaggggagggcatgCAGGGCGAGGTGGAGAGGATGTTGGGGGCAAATGGGGGCTCACCCCGAGTGCCGCCTAAGTAGCCAGGTCCTGGATGCAGTGCAGTAGAGTCTCTGAAATTGCCTGACTCGCCAGAGCCCTCTTTGCAGCGCAGAGCTAGCTCGTCTGCTCACAGCCAAAGGGAGTTACCTCTCTGCAAACTCGGGCTGGCCGGGCTGGGCCAACCGAAGTGGGGGAGcgggcagaggggagcaggcagaggcagcagcaagaGAGGAAACCCAGAAAAGGGTGAAGGGGTGGAAAGGAGAAAGACAAAGGCAACCGTAAGCCCTACCCCGTAATTTCCTCACTTCATCCGAATCTCTAGCAGCTTTTAAAAACTTCACCAAAGAGAAAAGGGTAGCTCCGGGAGGCTGCTTCGAAGCCGCCGCACAGCAAGAGGCGTTGGCTGTCTCCAGAGCCCAACCGGGGCTGACGTGGGGCGTGGGGCGTCCCTTTGGTTCCTGTCCCTCACTGGAGCGGCTAGCTTGGTCACtttccctcttctgcctcctctacCTCCAGGCTTCCTCGGGACCCTCTGGCTCTCCCAGCACAGTGGCTCCCTGGGATCTCAGAGGGGGCGCTGGGACATGGAGAGCAAAGCAACAGTTTGCGAATTAGGTCCCGCCCCCGCCAGGCCGGCCTCCAAGCCTTTccacctcctttctccctcccctccccttcccttttctctcctcccctttccttttctcccctcccctttccttttctcccctcccctttccttttctcccctcccctttccttttctcccctcccctttccttttctcccctcccgtcccctccccgcccactAATGCTGAGTGGTTTTGGAGAAACAAGTGCTGGGGCAGCATGGTGAAGGCAGGAGAGAGTCGCTTTAGCCCAGGAAGACCTTAGCTCCCTGAAAATCTCTTGCTTTCCCGGACCAGGTTTTAGGTGCCAGGCCTGAAGTTTTAACCCGGAGCTTTATTTTGAGGATCGGGTTAGCAGAACTCCCAGGGGCCAACATTTACCAACATTTAACTAAATCCATTCACAAAACAGATACAGTAAGCATGTGGGAGGGGCAATAGGAGTGTCAGCTCCTTAAACTAGGGATTATATTCACTGTGCAGTGCTGACTTGAGGGTCTTCTGCAAATTGTAAACAAACTATGGCCAATCCAGCAGATACCTGTTGAAACCTTTCAGATTTCTCCATAGGGGTAGATTTGGCTTCATGGCATGGTACCAGTTGCTCTAGGAACCCTCTG
The sequence above is a segment of the Myotis daubentonii chromosome X, mMyoDau2.1, whole genome shotgun sequence genome. Coding sequences within it:
- the AR gene encoding androgen receptor; its protein translation is MEVQLGLGRLYPRPPSKTYRGAFQNLFQSVREVIQTPGSRHPEAVSAAPPGAQLQQQQTSPRQQQQQGEDGSPQAQSRGPPSYLALEEEQQPSQQQSALAGHPESSCIPEPGVPSAAGKGLQRQPPAPTEEDDSAAPSTLSLLGPTFPCLSSCSADLKDILSEAGTMQLLQQQQQQQQQQQQQQEVVSEGSSSGRAREAAGAPTSSKDSYLGDSSTISDSAKELCKAVSVSMGLGVEALEHLSPGEQLRGDCMYASLLGGPPSVRPTPCAQLAECKGSLLDDCPGKGTEETSEYSPFKAVYPKGLEGENLGCSGSGETGVSGTLELPSTLSLYKSGALEEATTYQSREYYNFPIALAGPPPPLPAPHTQARIKLENSLDYGSAWAAAAAAQCRYGDLASLHGGGAAGSSSGSPSAATSSSWHTLFTADESQLYGPCGGGGGGSTGEAGAVAPYGYSRPPQGLSGQEGEFPPSDAWYPGGMVSRVPYSSPSCVKSEMNPWMESYSGSYGDMRLETAREHVLPIDYYFPPQKTCLICGDEASGCHYGALTCGSCKVFFKRAAEGKQKYLCASRNDCTIDKFRRKNCPSCRLRKCYEAGMTLGARKLKKLGNLKLQEEGEVSSATSPTEEPTQKLAVSHIEGYECQPIFLNVLEAIEPGVVCAGHDNNQPDSFAALLSSLNELGERQLVHVVKWAKALPGFRNLHVDDQMAVIQYSWMGLMVFAMGWRSFTNVNSRMLYFAPDLVFNEYRMHKSRMYSQCVRMRHLSQEFGWLQITPQEFLCMKALLLFSIIPVDGLKNQKFFDELRMNYIKELDRIIACKRKNPTSCSRRFYQLTKLLDSVQPIARELHQFTFDLLIKSHMVSVDFPEMMAEIISVQVPKILSGKVKPIYFHTQ